A window of the Drosophila simulans strain w501 chromosome 2L, Prin_Dsim_3.1, whole genome shotgun sequence genome harbors these coding sequences:
- the LOC6730708 gene encoding vesicular glutamate transporter 1 — MKGLTAFKEKATGVFGGLKPNMEKFEISQSYHGGHGGYEEMEGGDREGRGPGGGHAYDDDDDRPDSPASFEEIERPPLRKIDKYCKAECPCMPARYTIATMACVGFMIAFGMRCNMSAAKLKGEHNGTVFMNWTVAVESHVDSSFFWGYLVTQIPGGFIASKFPANKIFGLSIVSSATLHLFVPFAMTLMHGHVVICVRVLQGLFEGVTYPACHGIWRFWAPPMERSRLATLAFSGSYAGVVVGLPLSGLLADAVGYQAPFYAYGVFGIIWYMFWIWLCFENPRKHPAISIPELKYIEKSLGESAHPTMPSLKTTPWREMMRSMPVYAIIVANFCRSWNFYLLVLFQSSFLKHKFGFKVEEAGFVGSLPHLIMTTIVPFGGMLADHLRKNGILSTTNVRKLFNCGGFGMEGLFFLFVAHSSTATGAMFALTCGVAFSGFAISGYNVNHLDIAPRYASILMGLSNGIGTLAGIIVPYALDGLIQANPTGCWTTVFTLAACVHLVGCTFYGIFASGELQPWAEPPAEEQKVWAPPPGAITNTDPSQAGMLGDYMKETSFGAPEYTEQSQMQQSNAISYGATGHVANNPFAVASGAPPIAEEDAPPTYGDVTNPGQYGYTQGQMPSYDPQGYQQQ; from the exons GGGTCTCACGGCGTTTAAGGAGAAGGCGACGGGCGTGTTTGGCGG CCTGAAGCCCAATATGGAGAAGTTCGAGATATCGCAGAGCTATCATGGCGGCCACGGAGGCTACGAGGAGATGGAGGGGGGCGACCGGGAGGGCCGCGGACCGGGCGGCGGCCATGCctacgacgacgacgacgaccgGCCCGACTCGCCCGCCTCCTTCGAGGAGATCGAGCGCCCGCCGCTCCGCAAGATCGACAAGTACTGCAAGGCGGAGTGTCCTTGCATGCCGGCCCGCTACACCATCGCCACCATGGCCTGCGTGGGGTTCATGATCGCCTTCGGCATGAGGTGCAATATGTCGGCGGCCAAGCTCAAAGGGGAGCACAATGGG ACTGTGTTCATGAACTGGACGGTCGCCGTGGAGAGCCATGTGGACTCGTCCTTCTTCTGGGGCTATCTGGTGACGCAGATTCCCGGCGGCTTCATCGCCTCCAAGTTCCCGGCCAACAAGATATTCGGCCTGTCCATCGTGAGCTCCGCCACGCTGCATCTCTTCGTGCCATTCGCCATGACCCTGATGCACGGTCATGTGGTGATTTGCGTGAGGGTCCTGCAAGGACTCTTCGAG GGCGTTACCTATCCAGCTTGCCATGGTATCTGGCGTTTCTGGGCGCCGCCCATGGAGCGTTCCCGACTGGCGACGCTGGCCTTTTCCGGTTCCTACGCGGGCGTGGTGGTGGGACTTCCGCTCTCCGGACTTCTGGCCGATGCAGTGGGCTACCAGGCGCCGTTCTACGCCTACGGGGTGTTCGGAATCATATGGTACATGTTCTGGATATGGTTGTGCTTCGAGAACCCGCGCAAACATCCGGCCATCAGTATACCCGAGCTGAAGTACATCGAAAAGTCGCTCGGGGAGTCGGCTCATCCGACGATGCCATCCCTGAAGACGACTCCGTGGCGGGAGATGATGCGCTCGATGCCGGTCTATGCCATCATTGTGGCCAACTTCTGCCGCTCCTGGAACTTCTACCTTCTGGTGCTGTTCCAGTCCTCGTTCCTCAAGCACAAGTTCGGTTTTAAGGTGGAGGAGGCGGGCTTCGTGGGCTCGCTGCCCCACTTGATCATGACCACGATAGTTCCATTTGGCGGCATGTTGGCGGATCACCTGCGAAAGAATGGTATCCTGTCCACCACCAATGTGCGCAAGCTCTTCAATTGCGGCGGCTTCGGCATGGAGGGCCTGTTTTTCCTATTCGTGGCACATTCCTCAACGGCG ACGGGTGCCATGTTTGCCTTGACCTGCGGCGTGGCCTTCAGTGGCTTTGCCATATCCGGTTATAATGTCAATCACCTGGATATTGCTCCTCGTTATGCCAGTATATTGATGGGTCTTTCGAATGGAATTGGTACTCTGGCCGGCATCATCGTGCCCTATGCCCTTGATGGCCTCATCCAAGCTAAT CCTACCGGCTGTTGGACTACAGTCTTCACCCTGGCCGCCTGTGTTCATTTGGTTGGCTGCACTTTCTATGGCATTTTCGCATCCGGAGAGCTGCAGCCGTGGGCGGAACCTCCGGCCGAGGAGCAAAAGGTGTGGGCTCCACCACCAGGTGCCATTACCAACACGGATCCTAGCCAGGCGGGCATGTTGGGCGACTATATGAAGGAAACCTCTTTC GGTGCCCCGGAGTACACTGAGCAGAGCCAAATGCAGCAGTCGAATGCTATTAGCTACGGTGCCACAGGTCACGTGGCCAACAACCCCTTCGCCGTGGCCAGTGGTGCTCCGCCCATTGCGGAGGAGGATGCCCCACCGACCTACGGGGATGTTACCAATCCTGGGCAGTATGGCTACACGCAAGGACAAATGCCGTCCTACGATCCGCAGGGATACCAGCAGCAGTAA
- the LOC27208846 gene encoding phospholipase A1 member A isoform X2, with the protein MWLQCARKPIRADFWLQLLCVSFTLFRLEFAAAQNAGVVAAAVAAGQNQTQVYVTDSCLQKPYRCPHPKIQFYLYTRRTQEQPEFIDVLDPNALYYTHFNPRHPTKIIIHGFGGGRTLSPSPDLREAYFSVGEYNIIIVDYADAVKEPCLSQMDWAPRFGSLCISQLVKYLARHPRGVQPDDLHFIGYSVGAHIAGLVANYLKPEEGKLGRITALDPTIFFYAGANNSRDLDTTDAHFVDVLHTGAGILGQWHSSGHADFYVNGGTRQPACVGSATLFQTLACDHTKVTPYFIESITTTRGFYAGPCPNLFSYLIGWCEPKDSEYVLMGEHCSHKARGNYYVTTNAKAPFARGFPGKGRSNGEYQGVRR; encoded by the exons CGGCCCAAAATGCGGGAGTGGTGGCAGCTGCCGTGGCGGCTGGACAAAACCAAACGCAGGTCTATGTGACGGATTCTTGCCTGCAAAAGCCGTACCGCTGTCCTCATCCGAAGATCCAGTTCTATCTGTACACGAGACGCACCCAGGAGCAGCCGGAGTTCATAGATGTCCTGGATCCGAACGCCCTGTACTACACCCACTTCAATCCACGCCATCCCACCAAGATCATTATCCATGGCTTCGGGGGCGGCAGGACCCTGAGTCCCAGTCCGGATCTGCGGGAGGCCTACTTCAGTGTGGGCGAGTACAACATCATCATAGTGGACTACGCGGATGCCGTTAAGGAACCCTGTCTGAGTCAGATGGACTGGGCTCCCCGGTTCGGCAGCCTGTGCATCTCCCAGCTGGTCAAATACCTCGCCCGACATCCTCGTGGCGTCCAGCCAGACGACCTGCACTTCATTGGCTACAGTGTGGGTGCCCACATCGCCGGCCTGGTGGCCAACTATTTGAAGCCGGAGGAGGGCAAGCTGGGCAGGATCACCGCCCTGGATCCCACGATATTCTTCTATGCCGGGGCCAACAACTCCAGGGATCTGGATACGACGGATGCCCATTTTGTGGATGTCCTGCACACCGGAGCTGGAATCCTGGGCCAGTGGCACTCCAGTGGTCATGCGGACTTCTATGTGAACGGAGGCACGCGGCAACCAGCTTGTGTGGGTTCGGCAACCTTGTTTC AAACGTTGGCTTGTGATCACACAAAAGTCACGCCGTACTTTATTGAATCCATCACGACAACTCGGGGATTTTATGCGGGTCCTTGTCCCAACTTGTTCTCCTACCTTATTGGTTGGTGTGAGCCCAAGGACTCGGAGTATGTCCTTATGGGCGAACACTGCTCTCACAA AGCTCGAGGGAATTATTATGTGACCACCAATGCCAAGGCGCCGTTTGCTCGCGGATTTCCGGGCAAAGGACGATCGAATGGGGAGTACCAGGGAGTACGGAGATAA
- the LOC27208846 gene encoding phospholipase A1 member A isoform X1, whose translation MLLLQLQQQSHDICSVPNCKHSMSLPAAYVIKSAQNAGVVAAAVAAGQNQTQVYVTDSCLQKPYRCPHPKIQFYLYTRRTQEQPEFIDVLDPNALYYTHFNPRHPTKIIIHGFGGGRTLSPSPDLREAYFSVGEYNIIIVDYADAVKEPCLSQMDWAPRFGSLCISQLVKYLARHPRGVQPDDLHFIGYSVGAHIAGLVANYLKPEEGKLGRITALDPTIFFYAGANNSRDLDTTDAHFVDVLHTGAGILGQWHSSGHADFYVNGGTRQPACVGSATLFQTLACDHTKVTPYFIESITTTRGFYAGPCPNLFSYLIGWCEPKDSEYVLMGEHCSHKARGNYYVTTNAKAPFARGFPGKGRSNGEYQGVRR comes from the exons atgctgctgctgcaactgcaacagcaatcGCATGACATTTGCAGCGTGCCAAATTGCAAGCATTCAATGTCGCTGCCAGCGGCTtatgtaattaaat CGGCCCAAAATGCGGGAGTGGTGGCAGCTGCCGTGGCGGCTGGACAAAACCAAACGCAGGTCTATGTGACGGATTCTTGCCTGCAAAAGCCGTACCGCTGTCCTCATCCGAAGATCCAGTTCTATCTGTACACGAGACGCACCCAGGAGCAGCCGGAGTTCATAGATGTCCTGGATCCGAACGCCCTGTACTACACCCACTTCAATCCACGCCATCCCACCAAGATCATTATCCATGGCTTCGGGGGCGGCAGGACCCTGAGTCCCAGTCCGGATCTGCGGGAGGCCTACTTCAGTGTGGGCGAGTACAACATCATCATAGTGGACTACGCGGATGCCGTTAAGGAACCCTGTCTGAGTCAGATGGACTGGGCTCCCCGGTTCGGCAGCCTGTGCATCTCCCAGCTGGTCAAATACCTCGCCCGACATCCTCGTGGCGTCCAGCCAGACGACCTGCACTTCATTGGCTACAGTGTGGGTGCCCACATCGCCGGCCTGGTGGCCAACTATTTGAAGCCGGAGGAGGGCAAGCTGGGCAGGATCACCGCCCTGGATCCCACGATATTCTTCTATGCCGGGGCCAACAACTCCAGGGATCTGGATACGACGGATGCCCATTTTGTGGATGTCCTGCACACCGGAGCTGGAATCCTGGGCCAGTGGCACTCCAGTGGTCATGCGGACTTCTATGTGAACGGAGGCACGCGGCAACCAGCTTGTGTGGGTTCGGCAACCTTGTTTC AAACGTTGGCTTGTGATCACACAAAAGTCACGCCGTACTTTATTGAATCCATCACGACAACTCGGGGATTTTATGCGGGTCCTTGTCCCAACTTGTTCTCCTACCTTATTGGTTGGTGTGAGCCCAAGGACTCGGAGTATGTCCTTATGGGCGAACACTGCTCTCACAA AGCTCGAGGGAATTATTATGTGACCACCAATGCCAAGGCGCCGTTTGCTCGCGGATTTCCGGGCAAAGGACGATCGAATGGGGAGTACCAGGGAGTACGGAGATAA